The proteins below are encoded in one region of Streptomyces marianii:
- a CDS encoding L-aspartate oxidase, with protein MTSTGIRLNAPAPGWAIDADVVVVGSGVAGLTAALRCRAEGLRTVVVTKALLDDGSTRWAQGGIAAALGEGDTPEQHLGDTLVAGAGLCDGEAVRTLVTEGPDAVRRLIATGARFDTDGAGGIALTREGGHHRRRIAHAGGDATGAEISRALVTAIRDGAVRVIEHALVLDLLTDAEGRTAGITLHVMGEGQHDGVGAVHAPAVVLATGGMGQVFSATTNPPVSTGDGVALALRAGAEVSDLEFVQFHPTVLWLGPDSEGQQPLVSEAVRGEGAHLVDASGTRFMVGQHELAELAPRDIVAKGIMRRMQEQGADHMFLDARHFGAEMWENRFPTILAACRAHGIDPVTEPIPVAPAAHYASGGVRTDLHGRTTVPGLYACGEVACTGVHGANRLASNSLLEGLVFAERIARTIAETHAHGPVPPAGTDGSPPVAAVADSRPGLAAGAPAEGGSRGPVPLLVPEARREIQRIMTNGAGVLRSAASLDDAADALEALHLSALHDAEEFDKAAEPGVESWEATNLLLVARVLVAAAHERTETRGCHWREDHPGRDDAGWRRHIVVRLTPDRRLVVRRTATEVFPPTRPAFVPTPTADREP; from the coding sequence GCACCGTCGTGGTCACGAAGGCGCTCCTGGACGACGGATCCACCCGCTGGGCCCAGGGCGGCATCGCCGCGGCGCTCGGCGAGGGCGACACCCCCGAGCAGCATCTCGGCGACACCCTCGTCGCGGGCGCCGGGCTGTGCGACGGGGAGGCGGTGCGCACGCTCGTCACCGAGGGCCCGGACGCCGTGCGGCGGCTGATCGCGACCGGCGCGCGGTTCGACACCGACGGCGCCGGAGGCATCGCGCTGACCCGCGAGGGCGGCCACCACCGCCGCCGCATCGCCCACGCGGGAGGCGACGCCACGGGCGCGGAGATCTCCCGCGCGCTGGTCACGGCGATACGTGACGGCGCGGTCCGCGTCATCGAGCACGCGCTGGTGCTCGACCTGCTGACCGACGCGGAGGGCCGTACGGCCGGCATCACCCTGCACGTCATGGGCGAGGGCCAGCACGACGGCGTCGGCGCGGTGCACGCCCCCGCCGTGGTCCTGGCGACCGGCGGCATGGGCCAGGTCTTCTCCGCCACCACCAACCCGCCGGTGTCGACCGGCGACGGCGTCGCGCTCGCGCTGCGCGCCGGCGCCGAGGTGAGCGACCTCGAGTTCGTCCAGTTCCACCCGACGGTGCTCTGGCTCGGCCCGGACTCCGAGGGCCAGCAGCCGTTGGTCTCCGAGGCGGTGCGGGGTGAGGGCGCCCATCTCGTCGACGCGTCCGGCACCCGCTTCATGGTGGGGCAGCACGAACTGGCCGAGCTCGCCCCCCGGGACATCGTGGCCAAGGGCATCATGCGCCGCATGCAGGAGCAGGGCGCGGACCACATGTTCCTGGACGCCCGCCACTTCGGCGCCGAGATGTGGGAGAACCGGTTCCCCACCATCCTCGCCGCCTGCCGCGCCCACGGCATCGACCCGGTCACCGAGCCGATCCCGGTCGCCCCGGCCGCCCACTACGCCTCCGGCGGTGTCCGCACCGACCTCCACGGCCGTACGACCGTCCCCGGCCTCTACGCCTGCGGCGAGGTCGCCTGCACCGGTGTCCACGGCGCCAACCGGCTGGCCTCCAACTCCCTCCTGGAGGGCCTCGTCTTCGCGGAACGCATCGCGAGGACGATCGCGGAGACCCATGCGCACGGGCCCGTCCCGCCGGCCGGTACCGACGGCTCCCCGCCCGTCGCGGCCGTGGCGGACAGCCGGCCGGGGCTCGCGGCCGGCGCCCCGGCGGAGGGGGGTTCCCGGGGCCCCGTACCGCTCCTCGTGCCCGAGGCCCGGCGCGAGATCCAGCGGATCATGACGAACGGCGCCGGAGTGCTGCGCTCCGCGGCGAGCCTGGACGACGCGGCGGACGCCCTGGAGGCGCTGCACCTGTCCGCGCTGCACGACGCCGAGGAGTTCGACAAGGCCGCCGAACCGGGCGTCGAGTCCTGGGAGGCCACCAATCTGCTGCTCGTCGCCCGGGTGCTGGTCGCCGCCGCCCACGAGCGGACGGAGACGCGCGGCTGCCACTGGCGCGAGGACCACCCCGGGCGGGATGACGCCGGGTGGCGCCGTCATATCGTCGTGCGCCTCACCCCCGACCGCCGCCTCGTGGTGCGCCGCACGGCGACTGAGGTCTTCCCGCCCACCCGTCCCGCCTTCGTCCCCACCCCCACCGCCGACAGGGAGCCGTAA